A genomic region of Fusarium falciforme chromosome 4, complete sequence contains the following coding sequences:
- a CDS encoding TRNA (guanine-N(7)-)-methyltransferase non-catalytic subunit TRM82: MKIPFNVVHVSGSVLFAARGGKIHSFSLDDGAHLSTWKHPDVDKVDAAVKAISDEASSEKPVSQEPVAAEGEGSDEPPAKRQKVEEPKEEAVKGTEQEDPDKQASGKKKGGKKSKNRNQPRNKEHNISRVPDRPVITHLTSTSDGSHVLAITGHDKAIWVFENDGKGNLTQLSKRTMPKRPSDVAIGPDSQIICADKFGDVYALPLLYDPESQTATSQPSTPGPAKPAYKPSANATTVHSKRNLRALNNQQRQMELATRTKAESESKAEVPSFEITLLLGHVSMLTSLAIAESEGRQYIITGDRDEHIRLSRYIPQAYVIEGFCFGHKEFISSMTVPVPRGDVLVSGGGDEDLFLWDWKASKLLSRKSILSLAQEILPDLTKVAVSSLHTLVFPHEGTDLVYILAICEGIPAIFSWQLTQENTLNHPAVIQVPGNPLDLAVKPASGDESPKIIAALDPSDPTKAKSLAIYSLTMTDEKLATSTTALVSDEDVEAAELDVEEKVVKSLLYNTENLRKQSEQEEEQGEAQGTEMMADAEVAE, translated from the exons ATTTGCCGCGCGGGGAGGAAAGATTCACTCATTCAGCCTGGATGATGGTGCTCACCTATCGACATGGAAGCATCCCGATGTCGACAAAGTAGATGCTGCTGTCAAGGCCATCTCAGATGAGGCCTCAAGTGAGAAGCCTGTGAGCCAGGAGCCTGTCGCTGCCGAAGGAGAAGGCAGCGATGAACCACCGGCTAAGCGACAAAAGGTTGAAGAGCCAAAGGAAGAAGCAGTCAAAGGGACCGAGCAAGAGGATCCCGACAAGCAGGCTtcagggaagaagaagggaggaAAGAAGAGTAAAAACAGGAATCAGCCAAGAAACAAGGAGCACAACATCTCACGAGTTCCGGACCGCCCTGTCATCACTCACTTGACAAGCACTAGCGACGGATCTCATGTTCTGGCCATCACAGGACACGACAAGGCCATCTGGGTTTTTGAGAATGACGGAAAGGGTAACCTCACTCAGCTCAGCAAGCG AACTATGCCCAAGCGTCCGAGTGATGTAGCCATTGGACCAGACTCCCAGATCATCTGCGCCGACAAGTTTGGCGACGTCTAcgctctccctctcctctaTGACCCCGAATCTCAAACCGCCACCTCTCAGCCCTCTACTCCTGGGCCAGCCAAGCCCGCCTACAAGCCCTCTGCCAATGCCACCACCGTTCACTCCAAGCGCAACCTGCGTGCTCTTAACAATCAGCAGCGCCAGATGGAGCTTGCGACGAGGACCAAGGCCGAATCCGAGTCCAAGGCTGAAGTTCCCAGTTTCGAAATCACGCTCTTGCTTGGACACGTCTCCATGTTGACCTCGCTTGCCATCGCCGAGAGCGAGGGGCGACAATACATCATCACCGGCGACCGCGACGAGCACATCAGACTATCAAGATACATTCCTCAAGCATACGTCATTGAGGGGTTCTGCTTCGGCCACAAGGAGTTTATCAGCTCAATGACGGTTCCTGTCCCTCGAGGGGATGTGCTCGTGTCGGgaggtggtgatgaggaCTTGTTTTTGTGGGACTGGAAGGCTAGCAAGCTTCTGTCACGGAAGAGCATCTTGTCTTTGGCCCAGGAGATTCTGCCGGATTTGACCAAGGTGGCCGTCTCGAGCCTCCATACGTTGGTATTCCCACATGAGGGAACTGACCTTGTTTACATCTTGGCCATATGCGAGGG CATCCCGGCAATCTTCTCATGGCAGCTTACCCAGGAAAACACCCTCAACCACCCTGCAGTCATTCAAGTCCCCGGTAACCCCCTTGACCTCGCCGTCAAGCCCGCCAGCGGCGATGAGTCGCCCAAGATCATCGCCGCTCTCGATCCCAGCGACCCTACAAAGGCAAAGAGTCTGGCCATCTACTCTTTGACCATGACTGATGAGAAGCTCGCCACAAGCACAACGGCTCTTGTGAGCGATGAAGATGTCGAAGCCGCGGAGCTCGATGTTGAGGAAAAGGTGGTTAAGAGCTTGCTGTATAATACGGAGAACCTAAGAAAGCAGTcggagcaggaggaggagcagggtGAAGCGCAGGGTACAGAGATGATGGCAGACGCAGAGGTTGCGGAGTAA